The Haliaeetus albicilla chromosome 4, bHalAlb1.1, whole genome shotgun sequence genomic sequence AACTTTATTTAGctttattattaaaacaaagagTTAAAAGGTTGTTATGACATTTAGAACACGATGCCAGAGATAATTATAAAACAGCAATGAAtcctaataaaaaaattaaaatcacatatACTAAGAAAAGTCCCTGTCTCTGGGAGCCAGCTGTGCATAGTGTTCTTCCTGCAAGTAGCCCATcatctttccagaaaaaaaacccaacaataaaATTAAAGGCATCAGTAAATAAAGCTGccatttaaaacatttccaaCTTATTGGGAAGTAATTCACAGAAagtaattacagaagaaaagtcAGTGCTTATATTTTTTCTACAATCATGCAATCAGAgcacaaatgggaaaaaaagcacttatATTTACACTTACTCAGTTTTTAAAACCGTGTGTACATTGCCATCATTTAAAGTGCAAGCTACATATCTGCTGAATTAACTGAAGGCATAACAGGTGAGATGTAAGTTAAAATACTGCCACCAGTAGTTACACAACTAACCACAGATGCCAGTAGCATATTTCAAACCCTGAACAACTTAGTGTGTTGCTTCTTCTTGAGTATTACCAGCCGAACACATATTCCATTGCTTTAGATACAATACTTTCGTCTTTCCTAGGAGTTTGTCTGTCAGAAACCACCTAGAAggtgggaggaaagaggaagaaagaaaataaagagaatcAGTCAACACAAAGTTAATTCGTTTTATACTaaccaggttttttttcttttcttttcctaagcaCTACTGTATTTTGACAAAATACGTTTgaaagattttcaaaacaagCCCTTAACCTCTGGAAAAGTGACAAGTcataaatttattattttttattattattttggggACTAAACAGACTGAGTTTGTACTTGAACCACATCTTTAAAGAAATGACAGGAGGAGATAAAGGCAAGGGTCACATTGAAGTTAATGTGTGTACAGTCTCATATAACTAAAGTGAGATAGCATTAAAAAGCATATACttatgtttcctttaaaataccTGATAGTCACTAGTGGAAGCCTTATATGCTGTTGCAAGAGGTCTCATTGTAGAAATCTTTGCAGGTTGTACTGGTGTGCTGACACCTTTTGTAGGTGgagtgaaaactgaagaaattgaGGATGTAGAGCTCCGTTCAAAATTTTCCATCACACTCTTAAAAAGATGGTTAATATAATGTAAACAAATACTTAAAAGCAGTAGTTCAACCTTTATTATCTGTAATTATCTATTATCTAGAAGAGTTTGATAAAATATGTTCACATCTCAAAGCTAGCAAAGACCACAGGTAAATTGCCTGTCAGTACAGAGCACACAAGTACACACCACCACCAAGCGTTTTCCTCACTGCATTCATTTGTATGTTGGGTTATGCCATCGCAAAGTAGTGGAAGCTTGTAATCTGTTCACTGTACGTACTAAATGTCAGCCAAGTTTGAAACAGtatagagaaaataaactgtaagACTTGCAACAAACTTCAAGTACTAACTTTTTTCAGGCCCAATTGAACTAAGTAGTGTAAAATCCTCTCTCTAAatacttctaaaatattttacctgATCCATATAGGACAGTCTCCAAGCCTTTACCATAAACTTGCAGCTTTTTGCTCAGATTCAATTTGCCAAGGAGTTTCACTCAGTCCCCTTACGAAATGCTAGAAAAGGAGTCAGAAGGCTCGATTTTGTAAGCTCATGTTTAGAAAAGAACGCATGTAGAATGGAAGAGGCAGCAAGTGACTTGGTAGGAACCACGAGTTCCACGAGAACCCAGAGAAAACAATGTGGGAAATGACAACCAGCCTGGGGAGACCAAATTTGCTGCATTTAGACTCAGTGGAGCACAACATTCAACCAGCCTAAGGACAGCAGAAATTCAGAAGGGCATCCGTCAGGAAACAGCTATCCAAAATACAGGATAGGATTGGTGTCCAGTGTGGGTAGCAGCTGACTCCACTCAGCACAAGGGGAACCCATGGAACTAACTGCTACTTTTCAATCAGAAGCCTAAGCACTGATGTCAAATTCATCATATCTAGTTTTCAATTGCAAGGAAGAGTTTTACAGCCTAATGCCAAACCCTCAATGGACTAGTGTCCAGAAATCTTTTGCCTCCAGTTCTACAGATTAATGTTATGGGTTTATTTGTGATATTTGAAAGTGGACACTATCCACAAAAGACATAATGAGAATTCAAAAGCAACAAAGATCAGATGCCTGACAATTAAATGTCTTGGATCATTACTTCTAGAGTTTCAGCTTATAGGCAAGTCATTGATACAAACTGGACACCAAAACAGTAAATAAGGTAAGAAGAGTCTGGAAGCCCTACCATCAGAAGCCCACAGAGGAAAGGGGCACTGAAGTAcatttgtttctgaattttaacCAGCATAAGAAATGTTTCAAACTgataaaaaatgaagtaattgcAAGCTCAATTTCTAGGGCTGCCTTCTCAGAAGGGTTTACATTTGAAAGCTTACATTACTCTTTAGCATCACTTATCCTTAGaggagaccaaaaaaaaaaatcttatcctTAGACGAGaccaaaaaaataatctgtgaacTATAAAAGAATGCCTGTCATTTGCTTAAGCTAATGTACAGTACCCAATGCAAAGTACTGCAAGAGTTAATGGTCAGGACATTATCAATGCCTAAAAACCAGCAGCGCATGATAAAATTAGACTGAAATACAGCCATGCCTACCCCAACCACTACTTACAATAAAGGGACATGGTTTTGTGGGGGCACATGGGAGAATAGGATCAGGACTGTCTTGCTAACAAATTTTCAGTCTGATGTACTAAGATAAACTGAAAACCCAGAATCAGATAAATAGTCACATAAAAAAAGAGGGACAATTAGGAGCAATAACAGTCTTAATCTGCCATCACATACCTACTACAGCCCCACAAAGTACCACAAATTCCAGTCTGAGAAGCTCTTTTATCTCAATTGGCTCTTATGTTATGGTTTCAATTCATATCTTGTACAGCAATATAATTCTGTGCATTGTAACTTCCAAGGAGTGCAGAGATTTCCCATAATGATCCTTCTCAGCAGGAAATCTTGTCAAATACTTAAGAAAAACTCAGGTAAGATATAATAGACTATACCTATATAACCAAACTACCTATGCTTTGcaattcataaagaaaaaaattaaagaggtCATTGAATATAAAGAGGAAGCCCAAAAGCAGTGTGccttatatttaaataaaagcagctgtTAACTTACTTTATCTATACATGGCTTGACACCAATCATGATAGATTCACCAAAAATTCTTCCATCTTTGCTTAAGGCTTTCCGGGCTTGAAGCTTAGACTGGTATCGAATATGCATCCAGTTTCCTGTGTTGGACATCTATATGAGATTAAATGAAAATTGTGAAATTTAGCCTTTTAAAGAATGAGCcagaatgttttcagaaataagtcTCAAACTAAGACATACCACATGCTTTAATATGTTTCCATACTGAGCAAACTGTAGAAGAATATATGAAGCTGATGCTTGAGGAtatctgaaagacagaaaaaatacccccaaaatTATAACAAGTAGTTGAAGAATTCTGGTGCTAAAATACAACCAGATGAAGGGTTTTTAGAAATCCAAGAGACCAGTGTGTTAATGCCATTTTAGAAGCAGTGACTTGGGGAATATTATCTTCTAGGCATTTTTACTTCACCACACACCTCAAAGGTAGAAAGCTGCCTTTcccacttgaaaaaaattaacatgtaGCTTAAGTTAAGGTGCTTCACGAAAATATATGCATTTGCTGGCTTTAACCACAGTTGTATTTCCTGCAGAACCTAGGAATGCCAGACAACAGCAATGTCCAAGTACTTCTTTCCATATGAAGCAAAGACTTCACCCCTGATTTTTCTAATACTTTGGAAATCAACTTACCCAAATACTGTTACCCATGTGTCATCAAGTTGATCTTCTGAAGTCAGGGAATCACCCTGAGTATAAAAAGGATCTAGCTGAGCAGGAGATAGAGTAGTCTTCCTAGGC encodes the following:
- the NUP35 gene encoding nucleoporin NUP35 isoform X1 translates to MDPQPAGAEPMTLGSPTSPKPGASAQFLPGFLMGDLPAPVTPQPRALSGPSVGVMEMRSPLLAGGSPPQPVVPTHKDKSGAPPVRSIYDELSSPGLGSTPLTSRRPASFSLTQSPLVGTMPSTPGTASSMFSPASIGQPRKTTLSPAQLDPFYTQGDSLTSEDQLDDTWVTVFGYPQASASYILLQFAQYGNILKHVMSNTGNWMHIRYQSKLQARKALSKDGRIFGESIMIGVKPCIDKSVMENFERSSTSSISSVFTPPTKGVSTPVQPAKISTMRPLATAYKASTSDYQVVSDRQTPRKDESIVSKAMEYVFGW
- the NUP35 gene encoding nucleoporin NUP35 isoform X2, which gives rise to MTLGSPTSPKPGASAQFLPGFLMGDLPAPVTPQPRALSGPSVGVMEMRSPLLAGGSPPQPVVPTHKDKSGAPPVRSIYDELSSPGLGSTPLTSRRPASFSLTQSPLVGTMPSTPGTASSMFSPASIGQPRKTTLSPAQLDPFYTQGDSLTSEDQLDDTWVTVFGYPQASASYILLQFAQYGNILKHVMSNTGNWMHIRYQSKLQARKALSKDGRIFGESIMIGVKPCIDKSVMENFERSSTSSISSVFTPPTKGVSTPVQPAKISTMRPLATAYKASTSDYQVVSDRQTPRKDESIVSKAMEYVFGW